From one Lotus japonicus ecotype B-129 chromosome 3, LjGifu_v1.2 genomic stretch:
- the LOC130745343 gene encoding uncharacterized protein LOC130745343 isoform X3, with the protein MYLRRILCTHRRWHLLASDSSGHTFSGLGQRCTQLHAYIDASINKQNKSQVQQHQQEWLRRESPVLTRRDKFKIQILTRILPWENINVSWDTFPYPIDEHTKSLLVEFADSHLRYNKFASSFGTGLASSSGRILLQSIPGTELYQERLVRALAQHLQVPLLVFDRSILTPYDIDDDLLSHNDNAESGEEGSLESKNEDDNDARYCASSEEEPDASENENENEDAEASAKAVLEKIKAAVQKFVPYNVEELPKDISGKEGSLESDSENEERWSSDSDVESDATENEDAVASAEAVVEKIKAAVQKLVPYNVEELSEDISGEEGSLESENEEGWSTYSDVKSDASENEDAEASAEAVVEKIKAAVQKLVPYNVEELPKITSGESETFKSNDGKFDDKFECQLRKGDRVKYIGPYIPVTADDSRPLAYGQRGEVYEVNGDRVSVILDINEDELESVDNIKPPICWTDVNNIEHDLDAPSEDCYIAMEALCEVLHSKQPLIVYFPDGLHKSVPKSIQSEFFQKVQEKFELLSGPIVLICGQNKAQSKGQLGKRHQKMVKFTSPLMCCLYSHLRMRNYW; encoded by the exons ATGTACTTGAGGAGAATACTGTGCACTCATCGGAGATGGCATCTTTTAGCTTCAGATTCATCTGGACACACTTTTTCTGGTCTGGGCCAAAGGTGTACTCAGTTACATGCTTACATCGATGCAAGTataaataaacaaaacaagTCTCAGGTGCAGCAGCATCAACAGGAATGGCTCAGGCGAGAATCACCGGTTTTGACAAGAAGAGATAAGTTTAAAATTCAGATTTTGACAAGAATTCTTCCGTGGGAGAACATTAACGTCTCTTGGGACACTTTTCCATATCCCATAGA TGAGCATACAAAAAGTCTTCTGGTGGAATTTGCTGATTCACACTTGAGATATAATAAGTTTGCTTCATCTTTTGGTACTGGCCTTGCATCTTCAAGTGGAAGAATATTGCTTCAGAGTATTCCCG GCACTGAGCTTTATCAGGAGAGATTAGTTAGAGCTCTTGCACAACATTTACAAGTTCCTTTGTTGGTGTTTGATAGAAGCATCCTTACTCCTTAT gatattgatgatgatttattgtcaCACAATGATAATGCTGAATCTGGGGAGGAAGGTTCTCTGGAGTCAAAGAATGAGGATGACAATGATGCTAGGTATTGTGCTAGTAGTGAAGAAGAGCCAGATGctagtgaaaatgaaaatgaaaatgaagatgCAGAGGCTTCTGCCAAAGCAGTCCTTGAGAAAATTAAAGCGGCTGTTCAGAAATTTGTCCCATATAACGTTGAAGAATTGCCgaag GATATATCTGGGAAGGAAGGTTCTCTGGAGTCAGACTCAGAGAATGAGGAAAGGTGGTCGAGCGACTCCGATGTTGAGTCAGATGCTACTGAAAATGAAGATGCAGTGGCTTCTGCCGAAGCAGTCGTTGAGAAAATTAAAGCGGCTGTTCAGAAACTTGTCCCATATAATGTTGAAGAATTGTCGGAG GATATATCTGGGGAGGAAGGTTCTCTGGAGTCAGAGAATGAGGAAGGGTGGTCGACCTATTCCGATGTCAAGTCAGATGCTAGTGAAAATGAAGATGCAGAGGCTTCTGCCGAAGCAGTCGTTGAGAAAATTAAAGCGGCTGTTCAGAAACTTGTCCCATATAATGTTGAAGAATTGCCGAAG ATAACCTCTGGAGAGTCTGAGACTTTCAAGTCTAATGATGGCAAGTTCGATGATAAATTTGAATGTCAACTAAGAAAAG GCGACCGTGTGAAGTACATTGGGCCATATATTCCAGTTACAGCTGATGATAG CAGGCCTTTAGCTTATGGTCAGAGAGGAGAGGTGTATGAGGTTAATGGAGATCGAGTCTCTGTCATTTTGGATATTAATGAGGATGAGCTGGAAAGTGTTGATAATATAAAGCCACCAATTTGTTGGACTGATGTTAACAACATTGAGCATGATCTTGATGCTCCATCAGAGGATTGCTACATAGCAATGGAGGCTTTATGTGAG GTTTTACATTCCAAACAACCACTTATTGTCTATTTTCCAGATGGTTTGCATAAATCAGTTCCTAAGTCAATCCAAAGTGAGTTTTTTCAAAAGGTCCAAGAGAAGTTTGAACTGCTATCTGGCCCCATAGTACTGATTTGTGGGCAAAACAAAGCTCAGTCGAAAGGACAACTA GGCAAAAGACATCAAAAGATGGTGAAATTTACAAGCCCTTTAATGTGTTGTCTATACAGCCACCTAAG GATGAGAAACTACTGGTAA
- the LOC130745343 gene encoding uncharacterized protein LOC130745343 isoform X7 has product MYLRRILCTHRRWHLLASDSSGHTFSGLGQRCTQLHAYIDASINKQNKSQVQQHQQEWLRRESPVLTRRDKFKIQILTRILPWENINVSWDTFPYPIDEHTKSLLVEFADSHLRYNKFASSFGTGLASSSGRILLQSIPGTELYQERLVRALAQHLQVPLLVFDRSILTPYDIDDDLLSHNDNAESGEEGSLESKNEDDNDARYCASSEEEPDASENENENEDAEASAKAVLEKIKAAVQKFVPYNVEELPKDISGKEGSLESDSENEERWSSDSDVESDATENEDAVASAEAVVEKIKAAVQKLVPYNVEELSEDISGEEGSLESENEEGWSTYSDVKSDASENEDAEASAEAVVEKIKAAVQKLVPYNVEELPKITSGESETFKSNDGKFDDKFECQLRKGDRVKYIGPYIPVTADDSRPLAYGQRGEVYEVNGDRVSVILDINEDELESVDNIKPPICWTDVNNIEHDLDAPSEDCYIAMEALCEVLHSKQPLIVYFPDGLHKSVPKSIQSEFFQKVQEKFELLSGPIVLICGQNKAQSKGQLTMILSTLLALLSW; this is encoded by the exons ATGTACTTGAGGAGAATACTGTGCACTCATCGGAGATGGCATCTTTTAGCTTCAGATTCATCTGGACACACTTTTTCTGGTCTGGGCCAAAGGTGTACTCAGTTACATGCTTACATCGATGCAAGTataaataaacaaaacaagTCTCAGGTGCAGCAGCATCAACAGGAATGGCTCAGGCGAGAATCACCGGTTTTGACAAGAAGAGATAAGTTTAAAATTCAGATTTTGACAAGAATTCTTCCGTGGGAGAACATTAACGTCTCTTGGGACACTTTTCCATATCCCATAGA TGAGCATACAAAAAGTCTTCTGGTGGAATTTGCTGATTCACACTTGAGATATAATAAGTTTGCTTCATCTTTTGGTACTGGCCTTGCATCTTCAAGTGGAAGAATATTGCTTCAGAGTATTCCCG GCACTGAGCTTTATCAGGAGAGATTAGTTAGAGCTCTTGCACAACATTTACAAGTTCCTTTGTTGGTGTTTGATAGAAGCATCCTTACTCCTTAT gatattgatgatgatttattgtcaCACAATGATAATGCTGAATCTGGGGAGGAAGGTTCTCTGGAGTCAAAGAATGAGGATGACAATGATGCTAGGTATTGTGCTAGTAGTGAAGAAGAGCCAGATGctagtgaaaatgaaaatgaaaatgaagatgCAGAGGCTTCTGCCAAAGCAGTCCTTGAGAAAATTAAAGCGGCTGTTCAGAAATTTGTCCCATATAACGTTGAAGAATTGCCgaag GATATATCTGGGAAGGAAGGTTCTCTGGAGTCAGACTCAGAGAATGAGGAAAGGTGGTCGAGCGACTCCGATGTTGAGTCAGATGCTACTGAAAATGAAGATGCAGTGGCTTCTGCCGAAGCAGTCGTTGAGAAAATTAAAGCGGCTGTTCAGAAACTTGTCCCATATAATGTTGAAGAATTGTCGGAG GATATATCTGGGGAGGAAGGTTCTCTGGAGTCAGAGAATGAGGAAGGGTGGTCGACCTATTCCGATGTCAAGTCAGATGCTAGTGAAAATGAAGATGCAGAGGCTTCTGCCGAAGCAGTCGTTGAGAAAATTAAAGCGGCTGTTCAGAAACTTGTCCCATATAATGTTGAAGAATTGCCGAAG ATAACCTCTGGAGAGTCTGAGACTTTCAAGTCTAATGATGGCAAGTTCGATGATAAATTTGAATGTCAACTAAGAAAAG GCGACCGTGTGAAGTACATTGGGCCATATATTCCAGTTACAGCTGATGATAG CAGGCCTTTAGCTTATGGTCAGAGAGGAGAGGTGTATGAGGTTAATGGAGATCGAGTCTCTGTCATTTTGGATATTAATGAGGATGAGCTGGAAAGTGTTGATAATATAAAGCCACCAATTTGTTGGACTGATGTTAACAACATTGAGCATGATCTTGATGCTCCATCAGAGGATTGCTACATAGCAATGGAGGCTTTATGTGAG GTTTTACATTCCAAACAACCACTTATTGTCTATTTTCCAGATGGTTTGCATAAATCAGTTCCTAAGTCAATCCAAAGTGAGTTTTTTCAAAAGGTCCAAGAGAAGTTTGAACTGCTATCTGGCCCCATAGTACTGATTTGTGGGCAAAACAAAGCTCAGTCGAAAGGACAACTA ACAATGATACTTTCAACTTTGCTTGCGTTGCTAAGTTGGTAA
- the LOC130745343 gene encoding uncharacterized protein LOC130745343 isoform X4 — translation MYLRRILCTHRRWHLLASDSSGHTFSGLGQRCTQLHAYIDASINKQNKSQVQQHQQEWLRRESPVLTRRDKFKIQILTRILPWENINVSWDTFPYPIDEHTKSLLVEFADSHLRYNKFASSFGTGLASSSGRILLQSIPGTELYQERLVRALAQHLQVPLLVFDRSILTPYDIDDDLLSHNDNAESGEEGSLESKNEDDNDARYCASSEEEPDASENENENEDAEASAKAVLEKIKAAVQKFVPYNVEELPKDISGKEGSLESDSENEERWSSDSDVESDATENEDAVASAEAVVEKIKAAVQKLVPYNVEELSEDISGEEGSLESENEEGWSTYSDVKSDASENEDAEASAEAVVEKIKAAVQKLVPYNVEELPKITSGESETFKSNDGKFDDKFECQLRKGDRVKYIGPYIPVTADDSRPLAYGQRGEVYEVNGDRVSVILDINEDELESVDNIKPPICWTDVNNIEHDLDAPSEDCYIAMEALCEVLHSKQPLIVYFPDGLHKSVPKSIQSEFFQKVQEKFELLSGPIVLICGQNKAQSKGQLDEKLLVIFKKQLEEDRKIVISQ, via the exons ATGTACTTGAGGAGAATACTGTGCACTCATCGGAGATGGCATCTTTTAGCTTCAGATTCATCTGGACACACTTTTTCTGGTCTGGGCCAAAGGTGTACTCAGTTACATGCTTACATCGATGCAAGTataaataaacaaaacaagTCTCAGGTGCAGCAGCATCAACAGGAATGGCTCAGGCGAGAATCACCGGTTTTGACAAGAAGAGATAAGTTTAAAATTCAGATTTTGACAAGAATTCTTCCGTGGGAGAACATTAACGTCTCTTGGGACACTTTTCCATATCCCATAGA TGAGCATACAAAAAGTCTTCTGGTGGAATTTGCTGATTCACACTTGAGATATAATAAGTTTGCTTCATCTTTTGGTACTGGCCTTGCATCTTCAAGTGGAAGAATATTGCTTCAGAGTATTCCCG GCACTGAGCTTTATCAGGAGAGATTAGTTAGAGCTCTTGCACAACATTTACAAGTTCCTTTGTTGGTGTTTGATAGAAGCATCCTTACTCCTTAT gatattgatgatgatttattgtcaCACAATGATAATGCTGAATCTGGGGAGGAAGGTTCTCTGGAGTCAAAGAATGAGGATGACAATGATGCTAGGTATTGTGCTAGTAGTGAAGAAGAGCCAGATGctagtgaaaatgaaaatgaaaatgaagatgCAGAGGCTTCTGCCAAAGCAGTCCTTGAGAAAATTAAAGCGGCTGTTCAGAAATTTGTCCCATATAACGTTGAAGAATTGCCgaag GATATATCTGGGAAGGAAGGTTCTCTGGAGTCAGACTCAGAGAATGAGGAAAGGTGGTCGAGCGACTCCGATGTTGAGTCAGATGCTACTGAAAATGAAGATGCAGTGGCTTCTGCCGAAGCAGTCGTTGAGAAAATTAAAGCGGCTGTTCAGAAACTTGTCCCATATAATGTTGAAGAATTGTCGGAG GATATATCTGGGGAGGAAGGTTCTCTGGAGTCAGAGAATGAGGAAGGGTGGTCGACCTATTCCGATGTCAAGTCAGATGCTAGTGAAAATGAAGATGCAGAGGCTTCTGCCGAAGCAGTCGTTGAGAAAATTAAAGCGGCTGTTCAGAAACTTGTCCCATATAATGTTGAAGAATTGCCGAAG ATAACCTCTGGAGAGTCTGAGACTTTCAAGTCTAATGATGGCAAGTTCGATGATAAATTTGAATGTCAACTAAGAAAAG GCGACCGTGTGAAGTACATTGGGCCATATATTCCAGTTACAGCTGATGATAG CAGGCCTTTAGCTTATGGTCAGAGAGGAGAGGTGTATGAGGTTAATGGAGATCGAGTCTCTGTCATTTTGGATATTAATGAGGATGAGCTGGAAAGTGTTGATAATATAAAGCCACCAATTTGTTGGACTGATGTTAACAACATTGAGCATGATCTTGATGCTCCATCAGAGGATTGCTACATAGCAATGGAGGCTTTATGTGAG GTTTTACATTCCAAACAACCACTTATTGTCTATTTTCCAGATGGTTTGCATAAATCAGTTCCTAAGTCAATCCAAAGTGAGTTTTTTCAAAAGGTCCAAGAGAAGTTTGAACTGCTATCTGGCCCCATAGTACTGATTTGTGGGCAAAACAAAGCTCAGTCGAAAGGACAACTA GATGAGAAACTACTGGTAATATTCAAGAAACAACTTGAGGAAGATAGGAAAATTGTGATTTCACAGTAA
- the LOC130745343 gene encoding uncharacterized protein LOC130745343 isoform X1 translates to MYLRRILCTHRRWHLLASDSSGHTFSGLGQRCTQLHAYIDASINKQNKSQVQQHQQEWLRRESPVLTRRDKFKIQILTRILPWENINVSWDTFPYPIDEHTKSLLVEFADSHLRYNKFASSFGTGLASSSGRILLQSIPGTELYQERLVRALAQHLQVPLLVFDRSILTPYDIDDDLLSHNDNAESGEEGSLESKNEDDNDARYCASSEEEPDASENENENEDAEASAKAVLEKIKAAVQKFVPYNVEELPKDISGKEGSLESDSENEERWSSDSDVESDATENEDAVASAEAVVEKIKAAVQKLVPYNVEELSEDISGEEGSLESENEEGWSTYSDVKSDASENEDAEASAEAVVEKIKAAVQKLVPYNVEELPKITSGESETFKSNDGKFDDKFECQLRKGDRVKYIGPYIPVTADDSRPLAYGQRGEVYEVNGDRVSVILDINEDELESVDNIKPPICWTDVNNIEHDLDAPSEDCYIAMEALCEVLHSKQPLIVYFPDGLHKSVPKSIQSEFFQKVQEKFELLSGPIVLICGQNKAQSKGQLLFSMNKGQKTSKDGEIYKPFNVLSIQPPKDEKLLVIFKKQLEEDRKIVISQ, encoded by the exons ATGTACTTGAGGAGAATACTGTGCACTCATCGGAGATGGCATCTTTTAGCTTCAGATTCATCTGGACACACTTTTTCTGGTCTGGGCCAAAGGTGTACTCAGTTACATGCTTACATCGATGCAAGTataaataaacaaaacaagTCTCAGGTGCAGCAGCATCAACAGGAATGGCTCAGGCGAGAATCACCGGTTTTGACAAGAAGAGATAAGTTTAAAATTCAGATTTTGACAAGAATTCTTCCGTGGGAGAACATTAACGTCTCTTGGGACACTTTTCCATATCCCATAGA TGAGCATACAAAAAGTCTTCTGGTGGAATTTGCTGATTCACACTTGAGATATAATAAGTTTGCTTCATCTTTTGGTACTGGCCTTGCATCTTCAAGTGGAAGAATATTGCTTCAGAGTATTCCCG GCACTGAGCTTTATCAGGAGAGATTAGTTAGAGCTCTTGCACAACATTTACAAGTTCCTTTGTTGGTGTTTGATAGAAGCATCCTTACTCCTTAT gatattgatgatgatttattgtcaCACAATGATAATGCTGAATCTGGGGAGGAAGGTTCTCTGGAGTCAAAGAATGAGGATGACAATGATGCTAGGTATTGTGCTAGTAGTGAAGAAGAGCCAGATGctagtgaaaatgaaaatgaaaatgaagatgCAGAGGCTTCTGCCAAAGCAGTCCTTGAGAAAATTAAAGCGGCTGTTCAGAAATTTGTCCCATATAACGTTGAAGAATTGCCgaag GATATATCTGGGAAGGAAGGTTCTCTGGAGTCAGACTCAGAGAATGAGGAAAGGTGGTCGAGCGACTCCGATGTTGAGTCAGATGCTACTGAAAATGAAGATGCAGTGGCTTCTGCCGAAGCAGTCGTTGAGAAAATTAAAGCGGCTGTTCAGAAACTTGTCCCATATAATGTTGAAGAATTGTCGGAG GATATATCTGGGGAGGAAGGTTCTCTGGAGTCAGAGAATGAGGAAGGGTGGTCGACCTATTCCGATGTCAAGTCAGATGCTAGTGAAAATGAAGATGCAGAGGCTTCTGCCGAAGCAGTCGTTGAGAAAATTAAAGCGGCTGTTCAGAAACTTGTCCCATATAATGTTGAAGAATTGCCGAAG ATAACCTCTGGAGAGTCTGAGACTTTCAAGTCTAATGATGGCAAGTTCGATGATAAATTTGAATGTCAACTAAGAAAAG GCGACCGTGTGAAGTACATTGGGCCATATATTCCAGTTACAGCTGATGATAG CAGGCCTTTAGCTTATGGTCAGAGAGGAGAGGTGTATGAGGTTAATGGAGATCGAGTCTCTGTCATTTTGGATATTAATGAGGATGAGCTGGAAAGTGTTGATAATATAAAGCCACCAATTTGTTGGACTGATGTTAACAACATTGAGCATGATCTTGATGCTCCATCAGAGGATTGCTACATAGCAATGGAGGCTTTATGTGAG GTTTTACATTCCAAACAACCACTTATTGTCTATTTTCCAGATGGTTTGCATAAATCAGTTCCTAAGTCAATCCAAAGTGAGTTTTTTCAAAAGGTCCAAGAGAAGTTTGAACTGCTATCTGGCCCCATAGTACTGATTTGTGGGCAAAACAAAGCTCAGTCGAAAGGACAACTA CTTTTTTCTATGAATAAAGGGCAAAAGACATCAAAAGATGGTGAAATTTACAAGCCCTTTAATGTGTTGTCTATACAGCCACCTAAG GATGAGAAACTACTGGTAATATTCAAGAAACAACTTGAGGAAGATAGGAAAATTGTGATTTCACAGTAA
- the LOC130745343 gene encoding uncharacterized protein LOC130745343 isoform X2: MYLRRILCTHRRWHLLASDSSGHTFSGLGQRCTQLHAYIDASINKQNKSQVQQHQQEWLRRESPVLTRRDKFKIQILTRILPWENINVSWDTFPYPIDEHTKSLLVEFADSHLRYNKFASSFGTGLASSSGRILLQSIPGTELYQERLVRALAQHLQVPLLVFDRSILTPYDIDDDLLSHNDNAESGEEGSLESKNEDDNDARYCASSEEEPDASENENENEDAEASAKAVLEKIKAAVQKFVPYNVEELPKDISGKEGSLESDSENEERWSSDSDVESDATENEDAVASAEAVVEKIKAAVQKLVPYNVEELSEDISGEEGSLESENEEGWSTYSDVKSDASENEDAEASAEAVVEKIKAAVQKLVPYNVEELPKITSGESETFKSNDGKFDDKFECQLRKGDRVKYIGPYIPVTADDRPLAYGQRGEVYEVNGDRVSVILDINEDELESVDNIKPPICWTDVNNIEHDLDAPSEDCYIAMEALCEVLHSKQPLIVYFPDGLHKSVPKSIQSEFFQKVQEKFELLSGPIVLICGQNKAQSKGQLLFSMNKGQKTSKDGEIYKPFNVLSIQPPKDEKLLVIFKKQLEEDRKIVISQ; encoded by the exons ATGTACTTGAGGAGAATACTGTGCACTCATCGGAGATGGCATCTTTTAGCTTCAGATTCATCTGGACACACTTTTTCTGGTCTGGGCCAAAGGTGTACTCAGTTACATGCTTACATCGATGCAAGTataaataaacaaaacaagTCTCAGGTGCAGCAGCATCAACAGGAATGGCTCAGGCGAGAATCACCGGTTTTGACAAGAAGAGATAAGTTTAAAATTCAGATTTTGACAAGAATTCTTCCGTGGGAGAACATTAACGTCTCTTGGGACACTTTTCCATATCCCATAGA TGAGCATACAAAAAGTCTTCTGGTGGAATTTGCTGATTCACACTTGAGATATAATAAGTTTGCTTCATCTTTTGGTACTGGCCTTGCATCTTCAAGTGGAAGAATATTGCTTCAGAGTATTCCCG GCACTGAGCTTTATCAGGAGAGATTAGTTAGAGCTCTTGCACAACATTTACAAGTTCCTTTGTTGGTGTTTGATAGAAGCATCCTTACTCCTTAT gatattgatgatgatttattgtcaCACAATGATAATGCTGAATCTGGGGAGGAAGGTTCTCTGGAGTCAAAGAATGAGGATGACAATGATGCTAGGTATTGTGCTAGTAGTGAAGAAGAGCCAGATGctagtgaaaatgaaaatgaaaatgaagatgCAGAGGCTTCTGCCAAAGCAGTCCTTGAGAAAATTAAAGCGGCTGTTCAGAAATTTGTCCCATATAACGTTGAAGAATTGCCgaag GATATATCTGGGAAGGAAGGTTCTCTGGAGTCAGACTCAGAGAATGAGGAAAGGTGGTCGAGCGACTCCGATGTTGAGTCAGATGCTACTGAAAATGAAGATGCAGTGGCTTCTGCCGAAGCAGTCGTTGAGAAAATTAAAGCGGCTGTTCAGAAACTTGTCCCATATAATGTTGAAGAATTGTCGGAG GATATATCTGGGGAGGAAGGTTCTCTGGAGTCAGAGAATGAGGAAGGGTGGTCGACCTATTCCGATGTCAAGTCAGATGCTAGTGAAAATGAAGATGCAGAGGCTTCTGCCGAAGCAGTCGTTGAGAAAATTAAAGCGGCTGTTCAGAAACTTGTCCCATATAATGTTGAAGAATTGCCGAAG ATAACCTCTGGAGAGTCTGAGACTTTCAAGTCTAATGATGGCAAGTTCGATGATAAATTTGAATGTCAACTAAGAAAAG GCGACCGTGTGAAGTACATTGGGCCATATATTCCAGTTACAGCTGATGATAG GCCTTTAGCTTATGGTCAGAGAGGAGAGGTGTATGAGGTTAATGGAGATCGAGTCTCTGTCATTTTGGATATTAATGAGGATGAGCTGGAAAGTGTTGATAATATAAAGCCACCAATTTGTTGGACTGATGTTAACAACATTGAGCATGATCTTGATGCTCCATCAGAGGATTGCTACATAGCAATGGAGGCTTTATGTGAG GTTTTACATTCCAAACAACCACTTATTGTCTATTTTCCAGATGGTTTGCATAAATCAGTTCCTAAGTCAATCCAAAGTGAGTTTTTTCAAAAGGTCCAAGAGAAGTTTGAACTGCTATCTGGCCCCATAGTACTGATTTGTGGGCAAAACAAAGCTCAGTCGAAAGGACAACTA CTTTTTTCTATGAATAAAGGGCAAAAGACATCAAAAGATGGTGAAATTTACAAGCCCTTTAATGTGTTGTCTATACAGCCACCTAAG GATGAGAAACTACTGGTAATATTCAAGAAACAACTTGAGGAAGATAGGAAAATTGTGATTTCACAGTAA
- the LOC130745343 gene encoding uncharacterized protein LOC130745343 isoform X5 yields the protein MYLRRILCTHRRWHLLASDSSGHTFSGLGQRCTQLHAYIDASINKQNKSQVQQHQQEWLRRESPVLTRRDKFKIQILTRILPWENINVSWDTFPYPIDEHTKSLLVEFADSHLRYNKFASSFGTGLASSSGRILLQSIPGTELYQERLVRALAQHLQVPLLVFDRSILTPYDIDDDLLSHNDNAESGEEGSLESKNEDDNDARYCASSEEEPDASENENENEDAEASAKAVLEKIKAAVQKFVPYNVEELPKDISGKEGSLESDSENEERWSSDSDVESDATENEDAVASAEAVVEKIKAAVQKLVPYNVEELSEDISGEEGSLESENEEGWSTYSDVKSDASENEDAEASAEAVVEKIKAAVQKLVPYNVEELPKITSGESETFKSNDGKFDDKFECQLRKGDRVKYIGPYIPVTADDRPLAYGQRGEVYEVNGDRVSVILDINEDELESVDNIKPPICWTDVNNIEHDLDAPSEDCYIAMEALCEVLHSKQPLIVYFPDGLHKSVPKSIQSEFFQKVQEKFELLSGPIVLICGQNKAQSKGQLDEKLLVIFKKQLEEDRKIVISQ from the exons ATGTACTTGAGGAGAATACTGTGCACTCATCGGAGATGGCATCTTTTAGCTTCAGATTCATCTGGACACACTTTTTCTGGTCTGGGCCAAAGGTGTACTCAGTTACATGCTTACATCGATGCAAGTataaataaacaaaacaagTCTCAGGTGCAGCAGCATCAACAGGAATGGCTCAGGCGAGAATCACCGGTTTTGACAAGAAGAGATAAGTTTAAAATTCAGATTTTGACAAGAATTCTTCCGTGGGAGAACATTAACGTCTCTTGGGACACTTTTCCATATCCCATAGA TGAGCATACAAAAAGTCTTCTGGTGGAATTTGCTGATTCACACTTGAGATATAATAAGTTTGCTTCATCTTTTGGTACTGGCCTTGCATCTTCAAGTGGAAGAATATTGCTTCAGAGTATTCCCG GCACTGAGCTTTATCAGGAGAGATTAGTTAGAGCTCTTGCACAACATTTACAAGTTCCTTTGTTGGTGTTTGATAGAAGCATCCTTACTCCTTAT gatattgatgatgatttattgtcaCACAATGATAATGCTGAATCTGGGGAGGAAGGTTCTCTGGAGTCAAAGAATGAGGATGACAATGATGCTAGGTATTGTGCTAGTAGTGAAGAAGAGCCAGATGctagtgaaaatgaaaatgaaaatgaagatgCAGAGGCTTCTGCCAAAGCAGTCCTTGAGAAAATTAAAGCGGCTGTTCAGAAATTTGTCCCATATAACGTTGAAGAATTGCCgaag GATATATCTGGGAAGGAAGGTTCTCTGGAGTCAGACTCAGAGAATGAGGAAAGGTGGTCGAGCGACTCCGATGTTGAGTCAGATGCTACTGAAAATGAAGATGCAGTGGCTTCTGCCGAAGCAGTCGTTGAGAAAATTAAAGCGGCTGTTCAGAAACTTGTCCCATATAATGTTGAAGAATTGTCGGAG GATATATCTGGGGAGGAAGGTTCTCTGGAGTCAGAGAATGAGGAAGGGTGGTCGACCTATTCCGATGTCAAGTCAGATGCTAGTGAAAATGAAGATGCAGAGGCTTCTGCCGAAGCAGTCGTTGAGAAAATTAAAGCGGCTGTTCAGAAACTTGTCCCATATAATGTTGAAGAATTGCCGAAG ATAACCTCTGGAGAGTCTGAGACTTTCAAGTCTAATGATGGCAAGTTCGATGATAAATTTGAATGTCAACTAAGAAAAG GCGACCGTGTGAAGTACATTGGGCCATATATTCCAGTTACAGCTGATGATAG GCCTTTAGCTTATGGTCAGAGAGGAGAGGTGTATGAGGTTAATGGAGATCGAGTCTCTGTCATTTTGGATATTAATGAGGATGAGCTGGAAAGTGTTGATAATATAAAGCCACCAATTTGTTGGACTGATGTTAACAACATTGAGCATGATCTTGATGCTCCATCAGAGGATTGCTACATAGCAATGGAGGCTTTATGTGAG GTTTTACATTCCAAACAACCACTTATTGTCTATTTTCCAGATGGTTTGCATAAATCAGTTCCTAAGTCAATCCAAAGTGAGTTTTTTCAAAAGGTCCAAGAGAAGTTTGAACTGCTATCTGGCCCCATAGTACTGATTTGTGGGCAAAACAAAGCTCAGTCGAAAGGACAACTA GATGAGAAACTACTGGTAATATTCAAGAAACAACTTGAGGAAGATAGGAAAATTGTGATTTCACAGTAA